From Aquisalimonas asiatica, the proteins below share one genomic window:
- a CDS encoding TetR/AcrR family transcriptional regulator, whose product MTSTDNRTGSRRDQLLETATDLFYRNGCHTTGIDKVLAEAGVAKMTLYKHFGSKDNLVLAACERFHERVRDQFEEAVNEEGLTARERLEALFSFMDRWAQQEEFWGCPSINLAVQYPQHDHPIHQAAAGHKQFRIEYVANLAEEAGLQNPKDVARQLVLLIEGVTVMAQVTGDHSLVEDARAAASTIIARAAGELS is encoded by the coding sequence ATGACCTCGACCGATAACCGGACCGGTTCACGACGTGATCAGTTGCTGGAAACGGCGACGGACCTCTTCTATCGCAACGGCTGCCATACCACCGGTATCGACAAGGTGCTTGCCGAGGCGGGCGTTGCCAAGATGACGCTCTACAAGCACTTCGGGTCCAAGGACAATCTCGTGCTGGCTGCGTGTGAGCGGTTCCACGAGCGTGTCCGGGATCAGTTCGAAGAGGCGGTGAACGAGGAGGGGCTGACAGCCCGGGAACGGCTGGAGGCCCTGTTCAGTTTCATGGATCGCTGGGCTCAGCAGGAGGAGTTCTGGGGGTGTCCCTCCATCAATCTGGCGGTTCAGTACCCCCAGCACGACCATCCCATTCACCAGGCCGCGGCGGGGCACAAGCAGTTCCGCATCGAGTACGTGGCCAACCTGGCAGAGGAGGCCGGGCTGCAGAACCCGAAGGATGTGGCCCGACAGCTTGTTCTGCTGATTGAAGGAGTCACGGTGATGGCGCAGGTGACCGGAGACCATTCCCTGGTCGAAGATGCCCGCGCGGCAGCCAGCACCATCATCGCCAGAGCCGCCGGCGAGCTGAGCTGA
- a CDS encoding RNA recognition motif domain-containing protein, producing MHKTIYVGNLPFSSTEDDVRSLFEAHGTVRSVKLIADRDSGKPRGFGFVQMDADEAEAAIAALNGYELGGRALRINEARQRTGHRVRRPF from the coding sequence GTGCACAAGACAATCTATGTGGGGAATCTGCCGTTCAGCTCGACCGAAGACGATGTGCGTTCGCTGTTCGAGGCTCACGGAACCGTCCGCTCGGTGAAGCTCATCGCTGATCGCGATTCCGGGAAACCGCGCGGGTTCGGGTTCGTGCAGATGGATGCCGACGAGGCCGAGGCGGCGATCGCGGCATTGAACGGTTATGAACTCGGCGGCCGCGCACTGCGCATCAACGAGGCACGCCAGCGAACGGGGCACCGCGTTCGTCGGCCGTTCTGA
- a CDS encoding M48 family metallopeptidase: MWHRVLGLCLAVAVVAGCSVNPVTGERQFSLVSEEWELEVGEENYAPLRQIEGGDYTFDQELLAYVQEVGQRVAAEADRDLPYEFTVLNSSVPNAWALPGGKIAINRGLLTEMNSEAELASVLGHEVVHSAARHGAQRQSQQVLLQGAVMAGGVAVGVATDRQEYAAVALLAGGLGAQLISQRYSRDAEREADEYGMVYMHRAGYNPEAAVDLQETFVRLSEGRGGGGFAQGLFASHPPSEERVDNNRRTLERLGAEGEWGRDRYQERIATIKELKPAYAAHDEGRRALREGDAETALTKAREALDMEDGEATFHALAGDAMATKGRMEDAESAYSRALERDDSWFYHHLRRGMVRENRGALDGARSDLRRSLELLPTADAHYHLGNVERAQGNRDEAIRHYRTAAQSDDETGRRARQALEDMGA; this comes from the coding sequence GTGTGGCATCGGGTTCTCGGGCTCTGCCTTGCAGTTGCCGTGGTCGCAGGGTGTTCGGTCAATCCGGTCACCGGTGAACGCCAGTTCAGTCTGGTCAGTGAGGAGTGGGAGCTGGAGGTTGGCGAGGAGAACTACGCGCCGCTGCGGCAGATTGAAGGCGGCGATTACACGTTCGATCAGGAGTTGCTGGCGTACGTGCAGGAAGTAGGGCAGCGGGTGGCCGCGGAGGCGGACCGGGATCTGCCTTACGAGTTCACCGTGCTGAACAGTTCTGTTCCCAACGCGTGGGCGTTGCCCGGAGGCAAGATCGCCATCAACCGTGGCCTGCTGACGGAAATGAACTCCGAGGCGGAGCTGGCGTCGGTGCTCGGTCACGAGGTGGTGCACTCGGCCGCCCGCCATGGGGCGCAGCGGCAGTCACAGCAGGTGCTGCTCCAGGGGGCGGTCATGGCCGGAGGGGTTGCCGTGGGCGTCGCCACGGACCGCCAGGAATACGCCGCTGTCGCGCTGCTTGCCGGCGGGCTGGGGGCACAGCTCATCAGTCAGCGATACTCCCGGGACGCGGAACGGGAGGCGGACGAATACGGCATGGTCTACATGCACCGTGCCGGCTACAACCCCGAAGCTGCCGTGGACCTGCAGGAGACGTTCGTCCGGCTGTCGGAAGGTCGCGGAGGGGGCGGGTTTGCACAGGGGCTGTTTGCCTCGCATCCGCCCAGCGAAGAGCGCGTGGACAACAACCGCCGCACGCTGGAGCGCCTCGGGGCTGAAGGGGAGTGGGGCCGCGATCGTTACCAGGAGCGGATTGCAACCATCAAGGAGCTGAAACCCGCGTACGCAGCGCACGACGAGGGGCGGCGGGCGCTCAGGGAAGGTGATGCGGAGACAGCCCTGACGAAAGCCCGGGAAGCCCTGGACATGGAGGATGGCGAAGCGACGTTCCACGCCCTTGCCGGCGATGCCATGGCGACCAAGGGGCGCATGGAGGACGCGGAATCAGCCTACAGCCGGGCGCTGGAGCGCGACGACAGCTGGTTCTATCACCATCTGCGGCGTGGCATGGTCCGCGAGAACCGCGGTGCACTGGATGGGGCCAGGAGCGATCTGCGCAGGAGCCTGGAGCTGCTGCCCACCGCGGATGCCCATTACCATCTCGGTAACGTGGAACGTGCCCAGGGGAATCGCGACGAGGCGATCCGGCATTACCGTACCGCCGCCCAGTCCGATGACGAGACCGGGCGGCGGGCGCGGCAGGCACTGGAGGATATGGGGGCCTGA
- a CDS encoding polysaccharide deacetylase family protein translates to MMLRGLALAGLLFGAEIGAAQAGGWHAVAFMYHRFGEDDYPSTSISLDTFEAHLDHLEEEYTIWPMERIVEHLENGEPVPDRTVAITIDDAYRSVYENAFPILKERDLPYTVFVATEPVDDGLSGYMTWDQMREMEEHGATFANHSTTHDYLVRQGEEESDEAYAERIRDDISNAQDRIEEELGEHNDIPMLFAYPYGEYNQTVADVAEDLGYIGIGQHSGAIGPYSHPMALPRFPMADSFSDLDDFKQKAGAKSLPVESIDPWDPVAAEDNNPPRMEVTLADSDARLNQLACFVGGQGSVEVEWTDRDARIFEVEAPETLNRGRTRYNCTAPSEEQGRFYWFSQQWIILPD, encoded by the coding sequence ATGATGCTTCGGGGACTGGCCCTGGCGGGTCTGCTATTCGGCGCGGAGATCGGTGCGGCCCAGGCCGGTGGCTGGCATGCGGTCGCGTTCATGTACCACCGCTTCGGCGAGGACGACTACCCCTCCACCAGCATTTCCCTGGACACCTTCGAGGCCCACCTGGACCACCTCGAGGAGGAATACACCATCTGGCCCATGGAGCGGATCGTCGAACACCTGGAGAACGGCGAACCGGTGCCTGACCGCACTGTTGCCATCACCATCGACGACGCCTACCGCTCGGTCTACGAGAACGCCTTTCCGATTCTCAAGGAACGGGACCTGCCGTATACCGTCTTCGTCGCCACGGAGCCGGTGGACGACGGGCTCTCCGGCTACATGACCTGGGATCAGATGCGCGAGATGGAGGAGCACGGCGCCACGTTCGCCAATCACTCCACCACCCACGATTACCTGGTGCGCCAGGGCGAGGAGGAATCCGACGAGGCCTACGCCGAGCGCATCCGGGACGACATCAGCAACGCACAGGATCGCATCGAGGAGGAGCTGGGCGAACACAACGACATCCCGATGCTGTTCGCCTACCCCTACGGCGAATACAACCAGACGGTTGCGGATGTCGCCGAGGACCTGGGATACATCGGCATCGGTCAGCACAGCGGCGCCATCGGGCCTTACAGCCACCCCATGGCCTTGCCGCGCTTTCCGATGGCGGATTCGTTCTCGGACCTGGACGATTTCAAACAGAAGGCCGGAGCGAAATCACTGCCGGTGGAGTCCATCGACCCGTGGGACCCGGTGGCTGCCGAGGACAACAATCCGCCGCGAATGGAAGTGACTCTCGCCGACAGCGACGCCCGGCTGAATCAGCTCGCCTGCTTCGTGGGCGGCCAGGGTAGCGTGGAAGTGGAGTGGACGGACCGCGACGCACGGATCTTCGAAGTGGAAGCGCCGGAGACCCTGAACCGGGGCCGTACCCGCTACAACTGCACCGCGCCGTCGGAGGAACAGGGCCGCTTCTACTGGTTCAGCCAGCAGTGGATCATTCTGCCCGACTGA
- a CDS encoding inositol monophosphatase family protein: protein MNPMVNMAVRAARSAGNLIVRSMDRLDRVRIESKGLNDYVSDVDRAAEQEIVGTLKRAYPDHEFLGEEGGSQGRSDYVWIIDPLDGTTNFIHGLPHFAVSIALQVKGRLEAGVIYDPIRQELFTTSRGNGATLDDHKIRVRSHKSIEGRLIGTGFPFRQPHHMDAYMGQFRAVVEHAGDLRRAGSAALDLAYVAAGRLDGYWEIGLQPWDVAAGALLVREAGGVVGDFNGSEQYMDNGNIVAGSPKLFHNLLQHVRPHCTPALLKG, encoded by the coding sequence ATGAACCCGATGGTCAACATGGCCGTGCGCGCCGCTCGCAGCGCCGGCAACCTGATTGTTCGCTCCATGGATCGGCTCGACCGCGTCCGCATCGAGTCGAAGGGGCTGAACGACTACGTGAGCGACGTGGATCGGGCCGCCGAACAGGAGATCGTCGGCACCCTGAAACGCGCCTACCCGGATCACGAATTTCTCGGCGAGGAAGGCGGCAGCCAGGGCCGCTCCGACTACGTCTGGATCATCGACCCGCTGGATGGCACCACCAACTTCATCCACGGCCTGCCCCACTTCGCCGTCTCCATCGCGCTGCAGGTCAAGGGCCGACTGGAAGCGGGCGTCATCTACGACCCGATCCGCCAGGAGCTGTTCACCACCAGCCGTGGCAACGGCGCCACCCTGGATGACCACAAGATCCGGGTCCGCAGCCACAAGAGCATCGAGGGGCGGCTGATCGGCACCGGCTTCCCGTTCCGGCAACCGCATCACATGGACGCGTACATGGGCCAGTTCCGGGCCGTCGTGGAACACGCGGGGGATCTGCGTCGCGCGGGCTCTGCCGCACTGGATCTGGCCTACGTGGCCGCCGGCCGCCTGGACGGCTATTGGGAGATCGGCCTGCAGCCCTGGGATGTCGCGGCCGGTGCGCTGCTGGTTCGCGAGGCGGGCGGGGTCGTCGGCGATTTCAACGGCAGTGAACAGTACATGGACAACGGCAATATCGTTGCCGGCAGCCCGAAGCTGTTCCACAACCTGCTGCAGCATGTCCGGCCCCACTGCACGCCGGCGCTGCTCAAGGGCTGA
- a CDS encoding RNA methyltransferase, translated as MRPEHVRMVLVEPSLGANVGAAARAIKTMGLDTLHLVSPRQFPHPDATAMASGADDILDRAQVHETLDDALVGTTLVVGLSARQRTLSCPVETPRESAPRLIAEAEQRPVAVLFGRERVGLTNEELDRCHRLVQIPANPDYSSLNIAASVQVMAYELRMAGLADVAPEQPTSEWPPATADDMERFYTHLQRVLQRIDFLDPANPRALMRRLRLFFGRARPDHNEMQILRGVLAHVEKGLDGTLRRGGGE; from the coding sequence ATGCGCCCGGAACACGTCCGTATGGTACTGGTGGAGCCCTCCCTGGGGGCCAACGTCGGGGCGGCGGCCCGGGCCATCAAGACCATGGGTCTGGACACCCTCCACCTGGTCAGCCCTCGTCAGTTTCCGCATCCCGATGCCACCGCAATGGCATCGGGAGCCGATGACATCCTTGATCGCGCCCAGGTGCACGAGACGCTGGACGACGCGTTGGTGGGGACCACACTGGTGGTGGGCCTGTCGGCGCGCCAGCGGACGCTGTCGTGCCCCGTCGAGACACCGCGGGAGTCCGCGCCGCGGCTGATTGCCGAAGCGGAGCAACGGCCCGTGGCGGTGCTGTTCGGGCGTGAGCGGGTGGGGCTGACCAACGAGGAACTGGACCGTTGCCACCGTCTGGTTCAGATTCCCGCGAACCCGGACTACAGCTCGTTGAACATTGCGGCCTCGGTGCAGGTCATGGCCTACGAGTTGCGAATGGCTGGGCTGGCCGATGTCGCGCCGGAACAGCCCACCTCGGAGTGGCCGCCGGCGACCGCCGACGACATGGAGCGCTTCTATACCCATCTGCAGCGGGTGCTGCAGCGGATCGATTTTCTCGATCCGGCCAATCCGCGCGCACTCATGCGGCGGCTGCGGCTGTTCTTCGGGCGAGCGCGCCCCGATCACAACGAAATGCAGATTCTCAGAGGTGTTCTCGCCCACGTCGAGAAAGGGCTCGACGGCACGCTGCGACGCGGGGGAGGTGAGTGA
- the cysE gene encoding serine O-acetyltransferase, producing the protein MFNRIREDIRCVRDRDPAARNAFDVLTCYPGLHALLWHRLCHRLWNWRLYWLARFISLFARWTTGIEIHPGARIGRRFFIDHGMGVVIGETAEIGDDCTLYHGVTLGGTSLERGKRHPTLENDVVVGAGAKVLGPVNVATGARVGSNAVVIKDVPEGATMVGIPARIAGQRADKTPQREATARKIGFDAYGTTDMPDPVSQAINSILDHIHVTDERLVEMCQAVRDLGGRLPDAHIPDLDCNRFENGNGGPEASAEETAESEGDDDRTR; encoded by the coding sequence ATGTTCAATCGTATTCGAGAGGATATCCGGTGCGTCAGGGACCGTGACCCAGCGGCCCGCAACGCGTTCGATGTGCTCACCTGCTATCCCGGGCTCCACGCCCTGCTGTGGCACCGCTTATGCCATCGCCTCTGGAACTGGCGACTGTACTGGCTGGCGCGGTTCATCTCGCTGTTTGCCCGCTGGACCACCGGGATCGAGATCCACCCGGGCGCGCGTATCGGCCGACGGTTCTTCATCGATCACGGCATGGGCGTGGTGATCGGCGAGACCGCCGAGATCGGCGACGACTGCACCCTCTACCACGGGGTCACGCTCGGGGGTACCAGCCTGGAGCGCGGCAAGCGGCACCCAACACTGGAGAACGACGTGGTGGTGGGGGCGGGCGCCAAGGTGCTCGGGCCTGTCAACGTGGCAACCGGCGCCCGGGTTGGCTCCAACGCGGTGGTCATCAAGGACGTGCCGGAGGGGGCCACCATGGTGGGCATTCCCGCACGCATCGCCGGGCAGCGCGCCGACAAGACGCCCCAGCGCGAGGCCACGGCGCGCAAGATCGGGTTCGACGCCTATGGCACGACGGATATGCCCGATCCCGTCAGCCAGGCGATCAATTCGATTCTTGACCATATCCATGTCACCGATGAACGGCTGGTGGAGATGTGCCAGGCCGTCCGGGACCTGGGCGGGCGCCTCCCGGATGCGCACATTCCCGATCTGGACTGCAACCGGTTCGAGAACGGCAATGGTGGCCCGGAGGCGTCGGCGGAAGAGACCGCGGAGTCGGAGGGCGATGACGACCGTACCCGCTGA
- a CDS encoding cysteine desulfurase family protein translates to MTTVPADAGRLYLDYAATTPVAPEVAARMAACLQIDGAFGNPSSLHPWGVDAARLVDAAAEQVAALIGGAPEGVVWTSGATESDNLAILGVGRFARERGRGNHVISARTEHAAVLGALEQLEREGMEVTLLPPGPDGAVSVDQVDAALRDDTVLVSLMHVNNETGAVNDIAAIGDRLRHHPARFHVDAAQSAGRLPLHVDQWGIDLLALSGHKLYGPKGVGALWVRRRPRVRLSPLLHGGGQQGGVRPGTLAPHLIAGMGAACALVQGEMAHEPDRLRGLRNRLRDQLVGLGAVQVNGQVDGSPHVLNVSIGCINGDALQADLGDLGVSAGSACSSSDQAASHVLRAMGVPDALAHSTLRFSFGRWTTPESVDVAGARVAAAAERLRALSPAWLRYRDGHSLDALYRRNAQPADASKEDE, encoded by the coding sequence ATGACGACCGTACCCGCTGACGCCGGGCGCCTGTACCTGGACTACGCCGCGACCACCCCCGTGGCGCCGGAGGTGGCGGCGCGCATGGCGGCATGCCTGCAGATCGACGGCGCGTTCGGCAATCCATCGTCACTCCACCCCTGGGGTGTGGATGCCGCCCGGCTGGTCGACGCCGCCGCCGAGCAGGTGGCGGCGCTGATCGGAGGGGCTCCCGAAGGCGTGGTGTGGACCTCCGGCGCCACCGAATCCGACAACCTGGCCATCCTCGGGGTCGGCCGTTTCGCCCGGGAGCGTGGCCGCGGCAACCACGTGATTTCGGCGCGTACCGAACACGCCGCGGTCCTGGGGGCGCTGGAGCAGCTCGAACGGGAAGGAATGGAGGTGACACTGTTGCCGCCGGGCCCTGATGGTGCCGTCTCCGTGGATCAGGTTGACGCGGCGCTGCGGGACGACACCGTGCTGGTCTCCCTCATGCACGTGAACAACGAAACCGGTGCCGTGAACGACATCGCTGCCATCGGCGACCGTCTCCGTCATCACCCCGCCCGGTTTCATGTGGATGCCGCGCAAAGCGCGGGCCGGCTGCCACTGCACGTCGACCAGTGGGGCATCGACCTGCTTGCCCTGTCGGGGCACAAGCTCTACGGGCCGAAAGGCGTGGGCGCGCTGTGGGTGCGGCGGCGGCCGCGGGTGCGCCTGTCGCCGCTGCTCCATGGCGGGGGCCAGCAGGGCGGGGTGCGGCCGGGCACGCTGGCGCCGCACCTGATCGCCGGCATGGGTGCGGCGTGCGCGCTGGTTCAGGGAGAGATGGCGCATGAGCCCGACCGCCTCCGTGGCCTGCGCAACCGGCTGCGCGATCAGCTTGTGGGCCTGGGTGCCGTGCAGGTGAATGGTCAGGTGGACGGCAGCCCCCACGTGCTCAACGTGAGTATCGGCTGCATCAACGGTGATGCGTTGCAGGCGGACCTGGGCGACCTGGGGGTTTCCGCGGGGTCGGCCTGCAGTTCGTCCGACCAGGCCGCCTCCCATGTGCTTCGCGCCATGGGCGTGCCCGACGCCCTGGCGCACAGCACGCTGCGGTTCAGCTTCGGTCGCTGGACAACCCCGGAGTCGGTGGATGTGGCGGGCGCGCGGGTGGCCGCTGCAGCGGAGCGCCTGCGTGCCCTGTCGCCGGCGTGGCTGCGTTACCGCGACGGGCACTCCCTGGACGCGCTGTATCGGCGGAACGCGCAGCCCGCCGACGCGTCAAAGGAGGACGAGTAA
- a CDS encoding iron-sulfur cluster assembly scaffold protein — protein sequence MVLQGMARTHFEAPRHAGRFDPAAGVVGRGCAGHVQSGIEVEFQVLASTEGRLGAARWLCLGPPEAIAAASWLSDTVAGSTPEGAAGWTAPAICDALALPAQAVSVVLVVEDAFRHALADLERQL from the coding sequence ATGGTGTTGCAGGGGATGGCCCGGACCCATTTCGAGGCGCCACGTCATGCCGGCAGGTTCGACCCGGCCGCGGGGGTGGTCGGCAGGGGTTGCGCCGGTCATGTACAATCGGGAATTGAAGTGGAGTTCCAGGTTCTCGCCTCCACGGAGGGCCGACTGGGCGCGGCACGGTGGCTCTGCCTCGGGCCGCCCGAGGCCATCGCGGCCGCCAGCTGGCTGTCGGACACGGTCGCCGGGAGCACCCCGGAGGGTGCAGCCGGCTGGACGGCCCCGGCCATCTGCGACGCCCTGGCACTGCCGGCGCAGGCCGTCTCGGTGGTGCTCGTGGTGGAGGACGCTTTCCGGCATGCGCTGGCGGACCTGGAACGGCAACTGTGA
- a CDS encoding HesB/IscA family protein: MAIQLTEAAARHVKAHAEREGHDHSLRLGVRTSGCSGFMYTVDYAEGVNDNDVTFEQHGIRIVISRKSLPFLEGTEVDFIREGLNQRFDFRNPNVKDMCGCGESFTV, from the coding sequence ATGGCGATCCAACTGACCGAAGCCGCGGCCCGGCATGTCAAGGCGCACGCCGAGAGGGAAGGCCACGACCACAGTCTGCGTCTTGGTGTTCGTACCAGTGGTTGCTCCGGGTTCATGTATACCGTCGATTACGCGGAAGGGGTCAACGACAACGACGTGACCTTCGAACAGCACGGGATCCGCATCGTGATCAGCCGCAAGAGTCTGCCGTTCCTCGAGGGGACGGAGGTGGACTTTATTCGTGAAGGGCTCAATCAGCGGTTCGACTTCCGCAACCCGAACGTCAAGGACATGTGCGGCTGCGGAGAGAGCTTCACGGTCTAG
- the ndk gene encoding nucleoside-diphosphate kinase: MAVERTLSIIKPDAVAKNVIGELYTRFEKAGLKIVAARMVHLSREQAEGFYAVHKDRPFFNDLVGFMTSGPVMVQVLEGEDAIRKNRDIMGATNPKEALAGTIRHDYAESIDANAAHGSDAPETAAQEIDYFFKADEICSR, encoded by the coding sequence ATGGCCGTTGAACGCACCCTTTCCATCATCAAGCCGGATGCCGTTGCCAAGAACGTCATCGGTGAGCTGTACACCCGGTTCGAGAAGGCCGGTCTGAAAATCGTTGCTGCCCGGATGGTTCACCTGAGCCGGGAACAGGCGGAGGGGTTCTACGCCGTGCACAAGGATCGCCCGTTCTTCAACGATCTGGTCGGCTTCATGACCTCCGGGCCGGTGATGGTGCAGGTGCTCGAGGGCGAGGACGCCATCCGCAAGAATCGCGACATCATGGGGGCGACCAACCCCAAGGAAGCGCTGGCCGGCACCATCCGGCATGACTATGCCGAGAGCATCGACGCCAACGCGGCGCACGGCTCCGATGCACCGGAGACGGCGGCGCAGGAGATCGACTATTTCTTCAAGGCCGATGAAATCTGTTCCCGTTAA
- the rlmN gene encoding 23S rRNA (adenine(2503)-C(2))-methyltransferase RlmN, whose translation MNLLGLDRKGLEGLFADMGEKPFRASQILKWVHARGVTNFDDMTDLSKSLRAKLAEIAEVRVPEPVMDQESRDGTRKWLLQLDGSNAIEAVLIPEKHRETLCISSQVGCALECTFCSTGYQGFNRNLSTAEIIGQLWYVWRMLEKEGKGRQVTNVVFMGMGEPLLNFKNVVPASELMKDDHAYGLSKRRVTLSTSGVIPYLDKLTEVSDISLAVSLHAPNDELRDELVPINKKHPIADLLAACRRYIADKPHRSITWEYVMLDGVNDSDAHARQLVRLLKGIPSKVNLIPFNPFPEAPYERSSDERIRAFSNILSNAGLVSTTRKTRGDDIDGACGQLVGKVADRTRRRQKRAEREQATQP comes from the coding sequence CTGAATCTCCTGGGCCTCGACCGCAAGGGGCTGGAGGGGCTTTTCGCCGACATGGGCGAGAAGCCCTTTCGTGCGTCCCAGATTCTCAAGTGGGTCCACGCCCGCGGCGTGACCAACTTTGACGACATGACCGACCTCAGCAAGTCGCTGCGCGCCAAGCTTGCCGAGATCGCCGAGGTGCGGGTGCCCGAGCCGGTCATGGACCAGGAGTCCAGGGATGGTACGCGCAAGTGGCTGCTGCAGCTTGACGGCTCCAACGCCATCGAGGCGGTGCTGATCCCCGAGAAGCACCGTGAGACCCTGTGCATCTCCTCCCAGGTCGGGTGCGCCCTGGAATGCACCTTCTGCTCCACCGGGTATCAGGGGTTCAACCGCAACCTCTCCACGGCCGAGATCATCGGTCAACTGTGGTACGTCTGGCGGATGCTGGAGAAGGAGGGCAAGGGGCGGCAGGTCACCAACGTGGTGTTCATGGGCATGGGCGAGCCGCTGCTCAACTTCAAGAACGTTGTGCCCGCCTCGGAGCTCATGAAGGACGATCACGCCTACGGTCTGTCCAAGCGTCGCGTCACCCTGAGCACGTCCGGGGTCATCCCCTACCTGGACAAGCTCACCGAAGTGAGCGACATCAGCCTGGCCGTGTCGCTGCACGCGCCCAACGACGAACTGCGCGACGAGCTGGTGCCCATCAACAAGAAGCACCCCATTGCGGACCTGCTGGCCGCGTGTCGTCGCTACATCGCGGACAAGCCCCATCGGAGCATCACCTGGGAGTACGTCATGCTCGACGGGGTGAACGACTCCGACGCGCACGCCCGGCAACTGGTCCGGCTGCTCAAGGGTATTCCCTCCAAGGTGAACCTGATCCCGTTCAACCCGTTTCCGGAGGCGCCCTACGAGCGCTCCAGCGATGAGCGGATCCGGGCGTTCAGCAACATTCTCAGCAATGCCGGGCTCGTTTCCACCACCCGCAAGACCCGCGGCGACGATATCGACGGCGCCTGTGGCCAGCTGGTCGGCAAGGTTGCCGACCGCACGCGGCGGCGGCAGAAGCGGGCGGAGCGGGAGCAGGCGACCCAGCCATGA
- the pilW gene encoding type IV pilus biogenesis/stability protein PilW, translated as MMRLLRASLVLVVLVAVGCASGQQGREASRINTQLGVNYMQQGNLSQANESLDKALEQDRRNPEAHAAKAVLAERLGEYDDADHHYRRSLRLDDDQSSVRNNYGRFLCSQGRYDDAEEQFQYAIDDSLYQRRHVALANAGLCAMRDGREEEAEEYLRRALQHESRFAPALRHLAELRYDNGDYLSARGYYQRLMEQQSQNAATLWLGVRIENALDNKDEAASYALRLRSDYPDSEEAQALRRMDRDD; from the coding sequence ATGATGCGATTGCTGCGTGCGAGTCTGGTGTTGGTGGTGCTGGTGGCCGTTGGCTGTGCCAGCGGGCAGCAGGGTCGTGAGGCGTCGCGCATCAACACGCAGCTTGGCGTCAATTACATGCAGCAGGGCAATCTCAGCCAGGCCAACGAGTCCCTGGACAAGGCGCTGGAGCAGGACCGCCGCAACCCCGAGGCCCACGCGGCCAAGGCGGTGCTGGCCGAGCGGCTTGGCGAGTATGACGATGCCGATCACCATTACCGTCGGTCCCTGCGTCTGGATGACGATCAGTCCTCGGTCCGCAACAACTACGGCCGGTTCCTGTGCAGTCAGGGCCGTTACGACGACGCCGAGGAGCAGTTCCAGTACGCCATCGACGACTCCCTCTACCAGCGGCGCCACGTGGCGCTGGCCAATGCCGGCCTTTGCGCCATGCGTGATGGTCGCGAAGAGGAAGCGGAAGAGTATCTGCGGCGTGCGCTGCAGCATGAGTCCCGGTTCGCGCCGGCGCTGCGGCACCTGGCCGAGCTCCGGTACGACAACGGTGACTATCTGTCGGCGCGGGGGTACTACCAGCGCCTGATGGAGCAACAGAGCCAGAACGCGGCGACGCTCTGGCTGGGTGTGCGTATCGAGAATGCGCTTGATAACAAGGATGAGGCAGCCAGCTATGCGCTGAGACTGCGCTCCGATTATCCCGACTCGGAAGAGGCGCAGGCACTGCGCCGGATGGATCGCGATGACTGA